In the Vibrio agarivorans genome, GGTTGGTGGCCTATGGTTGATGCATCACCTCAACTATAACTTTTCCATTGCCGTCGGGGTGGGTTTTATCGCCTTAGCAGGTGTCGCCGTTGAGATTGGAGTCATTATGTTGGTTTACCTCAATCAAGCATGGCACTACAAAAAACTGGATGTGCAAGAGCAGCAGCAATCTCTGACTATGAGTGATCTCAGTGCAGCCATTCGAGAAGGAGCAGGGTTACGTGTCCGTCCAGTGATGATGACGGTGCTCACTGTGATTATAGGCCTTATCCCGATTATGTATGGAGAAGGAACGGGTTCTGAAGTCATGCAAAGAATCGCCGCTCCGATGATCGGCGGAATGGCATCGGCACTATTACTGACGTTATTAGTGTTGCCTGCCATCTTCAAATTGTGGAAGCAACAAGAATTAAAGCAACCCAAACAACCAAATGAAGTCACTAAAAAGTCTTACTAAGAAGGAAGGATAGATATGAAAAAGCAACTAATCGTACTGATGATGGCGATAGCATCGACATCCACGTGGGTTCATGCGGAGGGTATGGATCATGGTTCGATGGATCATAGTAGCATGGACCATAGTCAAATGGATCTCAGTAAAATGGATCACTCTAATATGAGCATGGAAGGTATGTCAGCAGTTGGTATGCCGGCCCACGGGGCGAAGCCAGACAAAGTGGTGCATGTCATTTTAAGTGATGACATGACGATAGACTTTAAGCGAGATGTGAAAATTGAACCGAATGATGTGGTGCAGTTTGTCGTTATGAATACCGGAAAAATGGACCACGAGTTTGTTATAGGGTCGCATGAGGAGCAACAAGCGCACCGAGAGATGATGGCTACGATGGAGGGAGATCATCATCATGATTCTGGAAACTCAGTAACAGTCGCACCAGGTAAAGCCAAACAAATATTATGGCACTTCCACGGTGAGAAAGAGGTTGAGTTTGCATGCAATATGCTAGGTCATGCGGAATCGGGTATGATTAAAAAGATCTCATTATAAATAGTAAAGATGCTATATGCATACGAAGGCGGCTCATTTGTGGCCGCCTTCTATCATAATAGCTACTTTCCATAAGCCCGTTTTTAGACAAAACTAATACGCAAAATGTAATTAAAAATTTGATCAATCTCTCCTTTTACGCTTTTTAAGAAATAATTGAATTAGAAACCTTGAAAAGCGGTCAAAAGTCCCCATTTTTGACGTGTATTCGCTGTTTTTTCTCGTTCAACCATGAAAATTGGTCGAAAACGGAGCAG is a window encoding:
- the copI gene encoding copper-resistant cuproprotein CopI, with translation MKKQLIVLMMAIASTSTWVHAEGMDHGSMDHSSMDHSQMDLSKMDHSNMSMEGMSAVGMPAHGAKPDKVVHVILSDDMTIDFKRDVKIEPNDVVQFVVMNTGKMDHEFVIGSHEEQQAHREMMATMEGDHHHDSGNSVTVAPGKAKQILWHFHGEKEVEFACNMLGHAESGMIKKISL